A single Saccharolobus shibatae B12 DNA region contains:
- a CDS encoding CBS domain-containing protein encodes MQNLSPTQREILLALTDLYNRQKRMIKSKEVADIIGKDEGTVRNIILSLKVLGLVESKPGPNGGYMPTLKAYEIINNPTLTPILDKLNLYKGMIETDIKVENIEIIDITNPSANRVLLKVEGDLRKLKVGDAVRLGPTPYSRLVIEGLVLHLDENSKEIVVDVKRMISIPKEKVKNLISKKLIALKPETSLREASMIFYKEAIRGAPVINQDEKVVGILTTADIIKAFFEGNYTAKVSDYMKTNVISINENEDLLDAIRKMIIYNVGRLLVLDSNNKAVGIVTRTDILRSIAGLEGLWTS; translated from the coding sequence ATGCAGAATCTCTCGCCTACTCAAAGGGAAATATTGTTAGCACTTACAGATCTTTATAATAGGCAAAAAAGAATGATAAAAAGTAAGGAAGTAGCTGACATTATAGGGAAAGATGAGGGCACGGTAAGAAACATTATACTAAGCTTAAAGGTATTAGGTCTAGTTGAATCTAAACCTGGACCTAATGGAGGCTATATGCCAACACTAAAGGCGTATGAAATTATTAATAATCCTACATTAACTCCAATACTGGATAAGCTAAATCTCTATAAAGGAATGATAGAAACTGATATTAAAGTAGAAAATATTGAAATAATTGATATTACTAACCCTTCAGCAAATAGGGTTCTCTTAAAGGTAGAGGGAGATCTAAGGAAATTAAAAGTAGGAGATGCCGTACGATTGGGTCCTACACCCTATAGTAGGCTAGTTATTGAAGGATTAGTATTACACTTAGATGAGAATAGTAAAGAAATCGTAGTAGATGTCAAGAGAATGATAAGTATTCCAAAGGAAAAAGTTAAAAATCTCATTTCCAAGAAACTTATAGCGTTAAAACCGGAAACTAGCTTAAGAGAAGCTTCCATGATATTTTACAAGGAAGCAATAAGAGGTGCACCTGTTATCAATCAAGACGAAAAAGTTGTAGGGATTCTAACTACAGCAGATATAATCAAAGCCTTCTTCGAAGGAAACTATACCGCTAAAGTGTCGGACTATATGAAGACCAATGTAATAAGCATAAATGAAAATGAAGATTTGTTAGACGCAATTAGGAAAATGATAATTTACAATGTTGGTAGATTGCTAGTGCTTGATAGTAATAACAAAGCCGTAGGTATTGTAACCAGAACAGATATTTTAAGGTCTATCGCAGGCTTGGAAGGCTTGTGGACATCTTGA
- a CDS encoding ParB N-terminal domain-containing protein, producing the protein MEKPRNLIPHEDILIDKVVNISLEVQKIRAIKPIIVDENTHVILDGHHRFTAALRLSLPKIPVIYVNYNSTSISVSIWYRRFSKPHIVKSILSSIYSSGGICARFDSIRICDDSLYKLYWKLEKVESFLHSIGIHVEKDMVGHLEPPSIYKEDVISIANRGLRFPPKTTRHVYEFIIPQKAISIDDT; encoded by the coding sequence ATGGAGAAGCCCAGAAATTTAATACCTCATGAGGACATATTAATCGACAAAGTTGTCAATATCTCTTTAGAAGTGCAGAAAATAAGGGCTATAAAACCTATTATAGTGGATGAAAATACACATGTTATCTTAGATGGTCATCATAGATTTACTGCTGCTTTACGTCTTTCGCTACCAAAAATACCAGTGATTTACGTAAACTATAATTCTACTTCTATTAGCGTCAGTATATGGTATAGAAGATTCTCAAAGCCTCATATTGTAAAGAGCATATTATCATCAATTTACTCCAGTGGTGGAATATGCGCCCGATTCGATTCTATCCGCATTTGTGATGATAGCTTGTATAAACTTTATTGGAAACTAGAAAAAGTGGAAAGTTTTCTACATTCGATAGGGATACATGTCGAAAAGGATATGGTTGGTCATTTAGAACCACCTTCAATATATAAGGAAGATGTTATAAGTATTGCTAATAGGGGCTTAAGATTTCCACCTAAGACAACAAGACACGTATATGAATTTATTATTCCCCAAAAGGCAATATCAATAGATGATACTTAA
- a CDS encoding aminotransferase-like domain-containing protein yields MFERFLSNETKYLRTSEIRDLLKLTEGRNVISLAGGLPDPQTFPVEEIKKIVDDVLLNNADKALQYTATAGISEFRKELVNLSRLRGISGIDERNVFVTVGSQEALFMLFNILLDPGDNVIVEAPTYLAALNAMRTRKPNFISITVTERGPNLDELERKIRNTHNDGKKIKLMYVIPTAQNPAGTTMTTEDRKRLLEIASKYDFLIFEDDAYGFLVFEGESPPPIKAFDKEGRVIYTSTFSKILAPGLRLGWVVAHEDFIKEMELYKQNIDLHTPSFSQYIAMEAIRRGVIQNNLPKIRRVYKEKRDVMLEAIETYFPKDARWTRPVGGMFVFAWLPEKIDTTKMLEKALQRGVAYVPGSSFYADYSGKNTMRINFSFPKKQELVEGIRRLGDTIKQELST; encoded by the coding sequence ATGTTTGAGAGATTTTTATCCAACGAAACTAAGTATTTACGCACCTCAGAAATAAGAGATTTACTAAAGTTAACCGAAGGTAGAAATGTAATTAGCCTTGCAGGCGGTTTACCTGATCCTCAGACTTTTCCGGTAGAAGAGATTAAAAAAATAGTTGATGATGTTTTATTGAATAATGCCGACAAGGCATTACAATATACTGCAACTGCTGGAATATCTGAATTTAGGAAAGAACTAGTGAACTTATCTAGGTTAAGGGGAATTAGTGGAATAGATGAAAGAAATGTCTTTGTTACAGTAGGAAGCCAAGAAGCACTTTTCATGCTATTTAATATATTACTAGACCCAGGAGACAATGTAATAGTCGAGGCGCCAACTTATTTAGCAGCTTTAAATGCCATGAGAACCAGAAAGCCAAATTTCATATCAATCACCGTAACGGAAAGAGGGCCAAATCTAGATGAATTAGAAAGAAAAATAAGGAATACTCATAACGATGGGAAAAAGATCAAGTTAATGTACGTAATACCAACAGCCCAGAATCCAGCGGGTACGACAATGACTACAGAAGATAGGAAAAGACTTTTGGAAATTGCATCAAAATATGATTTCTTAATTTTTGAAGACGATGCTTACGGGTTTTTAGTGTTCGAAGGAGAGAGTCCCCCACCGATTAAGGCCTTTGATAAAGAAGGAAGGGTAATTTATACTAGCACATTTAGTAAAATACTTGCACCAGGTTTAAGATTAGGATGGGTAGTTGCTCATGAAGATTTCATTAAGGAGATGGAATTATACAAACAAAATATTGATCTACATACACCTTCATTTTCACAATATATTGCAATGGAGGCTATAAGGAGAGGCGTAATTCAAAATAATTTACCTAAAATAAGGAGAGTGTATAAGGAAAAGAGAGACGTAATGTTAGAGGCAATAGAAACTTATTTCCCTAAGGATGCTAGGTGGACTAGACCAGTTGGTGGAATGTTCGTTTTTGCTTGGTTACCAGAAAAAATAGATACCACTAAGATGCTAGAAAAGGCTTTGCAAAGAGGTGTAGCTTATGTGCCAGGTTCTAGCTTTTATGCTGACTATAGCGGAAAGAATACCATGAGGATAAACTTCAGCTTTCCTAAGAAACAAGAGCTAGTAGAGGGAATTAGGAGACTAGGAGATACCATAAAGCAAGAGCTCTCTACTTAA
- the upsB gene encoding pilin subunit UpsB, with translation MKAISSIFSTLIVVMITLSLIVPLYLFFAQSYINSSIQANSAYNNYLTDINVKISVIYLGNSANTTFVYNYGSIPIIIDKVIVNNVSYNVKYEILTGSLVPLSSIINSNIPVKENSTIILQINGNYYYFNLGSD, from the coding sequence TTGAAAGCTATTTCATCTATTTTTTCGACATTGATCGTGGTTATGATTACGCTCTCATTAATTGTTCCATTATATTTATTTTTCGCACAAAGTTATATAAATAGTTCTATCCAAGCAAATAGTGCATACAATAATTATCTAACCGATATTAATGTTAAAATAAGTGTGATATATTTAGGGAATTCAGCTAATACTACTTTTGTATATAATTATGGTAGTATTCCTATTATAATAGATAAAGTTATAGTCAATAACGTCTCGTACAACGTAAAATATGAAATATTAACTGGTAGCTTAGTTCCACTGAGCTCAATAATAAATAGCAACATACCTGTTAAGGAAAACTCTACAATAATTTTGCAGATTAATGGAAACTACTACTATTTTAACCTTGGATCAGATTAG
- a CDS encoding MDR/zinc-dependent alcohol dehydrogenase-like family protein: MKALVFNLGITINDVPEKQVNRDYVLLKPKRVLVNGLENSIYVGLLWVEPARILGSTGIGRIENVGLDIDKSLEGKLVLVLPYSQTYGGIGTEIDGILAEKATVPLDSIVILPQSNFNEKYILYPYVSFALQLPKYISSGNTLIIGSGLYGITSALYLRDVVTKLAVYREDGINPKIVGVEEIRHLSQEWDNIIITTFRSWIRAFIDDISKSNTKIIMPKLMNTWPVVSSTKAIFIPPREVDGVLEFIDKKITDKLFNELVSFSNDLLASFPSPRAGVVINTEEVFK; encoded by the coding sequence ATGAAAGCTTTGGTATTCAATTTAGGTATTACAATAAACGATGTGCCAGAAAAACAAGTTAATAGAGATTATGTATTATTAAAGCCAAAAAGAGTGTTAGTAAATGGGTTAGAAAACTCAATATATGTGGGTTTATTATGGGTAGAACCAGCTAGAATACTCGGTTCAACTGGAATAGGTAGAATTGAAAACGTGGGATTAGATATTGACAAGAGTTTAGAAGGGAAACTAGTTCTCGTCTTACCATATTCTCAGACATATGGTGGGATTGGAACTGAGATAGATGGTATTTTGGCAGAAAAGGCTACTGTACCTCTGGACAGTATAGTAATTCTTCCTCAATCTAATTTCAATGAAAAATATATACTTTATCCTTACGTGAGTTTTGCATTACAATTACCTAAATATATTAGCAGCGGCAATACCTTAATAATAGGTAGTGGACTTTACGGAATAACCTCAGCACTTTATTTAAGAGACGTAGTCACTAAACTTGCTGTATATAGGGAAGACGGAATTAATCCGAAAATAGTGGGAGTTGAGGAGATTCGACACCTTTCACAGGAGTGGGACAATATAATAATTACAACATTTAGGTCATGGATCAGAGCTTTTATAGACGATATTTCTAAATCAAATACTAAGATAATAATGCCCAAGTTAATGAACACATGGCCAGTAGTTTCATCTACTAAAGCGATATTTATTCCTCCTAGAGAAGTTGATGGTGTTCTTGAATTTATAGACAAAAAAATTACCGATAAACTATTTAATGAGTTGGTATCATTTTCCAATGACCTTTTGGCTTCTTTTCCATCACCGAGGGCTGGGGTAGTAATAAATACTGAAGAGGTTTTTAAGTAG
- a CDS encoding glycosyltransferase: MLNLLLNLAIFIVPSLVVWNQIIFYIYGKNDNVVNLILYDNGINLPKLSIIVPTKGERIDVIQGLINNIYEARWDKNKLEIIIVSDDDQAYFDKLLSTLIIPPGLDVKIFRREKRLGYKSGALAFGLQKSTGDLILTLDVDARIEKDSLIRAYNHMVNLGCDAVTMEWHGYSNISTSLARALMVSTVLTSRSILRGRDKLGLKVLPIGCGTIFKRSALEAVNGWDYTMVQDDYELGTRLINRGFRICASSSPVYVEVPDNLIAFYVQQTRWAMGTMEVLSRRFKYIVSSNIKIWQKIEIIAYLSQYIPIILTFISATVFGIAGFLGIKLSMSLPMFVIWAITLSVYAIIFVNSAKRSGIDTITAIKALGRLSAYTVGISPFLLVGTLNAFKKTRTYIVTPKGKKAESNIGYPILAFGVFFLLSAFLYMFRGDFLTFIWLAYYSIAFLYTFIAYIKGL, encoded by the coding sequence ATACTTAACTTATTACTTAATCTGGCTATATTTATAGTACCTTCTCTAGTGGTTTGGAATCAGATAATTTTCTATATTTATGGTAAGAATGACAATGTAGTTAATTTAATTCTATACGATAACGGGATTAATTTACCTAAACTATCAATTATAGTACCGACGAAGGGTGAACGAATAGATGTGATTCAAGGGCTAATTAATAATATATATGAGGCTAGATGGGATAAAAACAAGCTAGAGATAATAATCGTATCTGATGATGATCAAGCATATTTTGATAAATTATTATCAACATTAATTATTCCTCCAGGGTTAGATGTAAAGATATTCAGAAGAGAAAAGAGACTTGGCTATAAAAGTGGTGCATTAGCATTTGGCTTGCAGAAAAGTACCGGTGATTTAATTCTAACATTAGATGTTGACGCTAGGATTGAAAAAGATTCGTTAATAAGAGCTTACAATCATATGGTGAATTTAGGCTGTGATGCAGTTACTATGGAATGGCATGGTTACTCTAACATTAGCACATCTCTAGCAAGAGCGTTGATGGTATCAACAGTACTTACTAGTAGATCTATACTGAGAGGAAGGGACAAATTAGGATTAAAAGTATTGCCAATAGGATGTGGAACGATCTTTAAGCGTAGTGCATTGGAAGCGGTAAACGGATGGGACTATACTATGGTTCAAGATGATTATGAACTTGGAACCAGACTTATAAATAGAGGATTTAGGATTTGCGCATCTTCATCCCCAGTTTATGTGGAAGTTCCAGACAATCTAATAGCATTTTACGTACAGCAGACTAGGTGGGCGATGGGGACGATGGAGGTTCTTTCTAGGAGGTTCAAATATATTGTAAGTAGTAATATAAAAATTTGGCAAAAAATAGAGATTATAGCTTATCTTTCTCAGTACATTCCAATTATACTAACTTTTATAAGTGCTACTGTTTTTGGAATAGCTGGTTTTCTAGGTATTAAGCTTAGTATGAGTTTGCCAATGTTTGTCATATGGGCTATAACATTATCAGTTTATGCTATTATTTTTGTAAATAGTGCAAAGAGGTCAGGGATAGATACTATAACAGCAATAAAAGCGCTGGGAAGATTATCTGCTTATACTGTTGGAATTTCGCCATTTTTACTCGTTGGTACTCTTAATGCATTTAAGAAGACTAGAACATATATTGTTACTCCAAAAGGTAAGAAGGCTGAGAGTAACATAGGATATCCAATTTTAGCCTTCGGAGTATTTTTCCTTTTATCGGCTTTCCTTTATATGTTTAGAGGCGACTTTCTAACCTTTATTTGGCTAGCTTACTATTCAATAGCTTTCCTTTATACTTTTATAGCATATATTAAAGGATTATGA
- the upsA gene encoding pilin subunit UpsA, giving the protein MKGVYKLKKRKGLSSILGTVIVLAITLVLGGLLYAYSNGLFSSLTQNTSLQTQLSIYVNPNIGQAYLQYYISNTGNTQIYLNSIVILNGTKNIVISLTNDLLQPGESIQNITSINGKITAGQYYTVEIVGNLPNGKPYSVVQNVLASIA; this is encoded by the coding sequence ATGAAAGGAGTGTATAAATTAAAAAAGAGAAAAGGTCTTTCATCAATTTTAGGTACAGTAATAGTATTAGCCATAACTCTAGTGCTAGGTGGTCTACTTTATGCCTACTCAAACGGTTTATTTAGTTCATTAACACAAAATACAAGTCTCCAGACTCAATTAAGTATCTATGTCAATCCTAATATCGGACAAGCGTATCTACAATATTACATTTCAAATACAGGGAACACACAGATATATCTAAACAGTATTGTGATTCTAAATGGGACTAAGAATATTGTAATATCACTTACTAACGACCTCTTACAACCTGGCGAATCAATTCAAAATATAACATCAATTAATGGTAAAATAACTGCTGGCCAATACTACACTGTTGAAATTGTTGGTAATTTACCTAATGGAAAACCGTATAGTGTTGTTCAGAACGTGCTAGCTTCAATAGCGTAA
- a CDS encoding helix-turn-helix domain-containing protein, with protein sequence MEKAIHNLGKDARLHIIHILLQNRSKKELADELGITPAAITKYLKGITHPSDEIIEKCIEVAKEDEYYEIIKIIISDITEALIELSREIDIEKIVENENVQKLKKLLDTAFDKMLSTSPSFV encoded by the coding sequence ATGGAAAAGGCAATTCATAATCTAGGGAAAGACGCTAGACTGCACATTATACACATTCTCTTACAAAACAGAAGTAAAAAGGAACTTGCTGATGAGCTGGGTATAACTCCAGCAGCGATTACTAAGTACTTGAAGGGAATTACACACCCAAGTGATGAAATAATTGAAAAATGTATTGAAGTTGCTAAAGAAGATGAGTATTATGAGATAATTAAAATAATAATTAGTGACATAACAGAGGCTTTAATAGAACTATCTAGGGAAATAGATATAGAAAAAATAGTGGAAAACGAGAATGTACAGAAACTTAAAAAACTACTTGATACAGCATTTGATAAAATGTTATCAACTTCTCCTAGCTTCGTATAG
- a CDS encoding endonuclease III domain-containing protein, protein MKCAPEIVYHKLSAIYTIKEEDYIAYYVWLKTRNCFKVLVATILSQNSTDKSALKAYLELEKKVGVTPEKLSDADLSDIENALKISGLYKTKAKRLKIISKIILEKYNGLIDNLLNSSNAREELLKFEGIGEKTADVVLLTCRGYEVFPVDTHITRVSKRLGIVPMNAKYKLISSTLKELFSAYDLLRLHHLLIAHGRQTCKARKPLCNSCIIKECCEYYSHRDGEAQKFNTS, encoded by the coding sequence GTGAAGTGTGCCCCCGAAATAGTTTATCATAAACTTTCCGCTATCTATACTATAAAAGAGGAGGATTACATTGCATATTATGTCTGGCTTAAGACTAGAAATTGTTTTAAAGTACTTGTAGCCACTATCTTATCTCAAAATTCTACAGATAAATCAGCACTTAAAGCCTATTTAGAGCTAGAAAAGAAAGTTGGCGTTACTCCAGAAAAACTATCCGATGCGGATTTGAGTGATATAGAAAATGCGCTAAAAATATCTGGCCTTTACAAAACTAAGGCCAAAAGGCTAAAAATAATTTCAAAAATAATTCTGGAGAAATATAATGGATTGATAGATAATCTGCTAAATAGTAGTAATGCCAGAGAGGAACTATTAAAATTCGAGGGAATAGGAGAGAAAACTGCAGATGTTGTATTATTAACTTGTAGGGGATACGAAGTTTTCCCGGTTGATACTCACATAACTAGAGTTAGTAAAAGGTTAGGGATAGTTCCTATGAACGCTAAATATAAATTGATATCATCTACTTTAAAAGAACTTTTCTCGGCTTATGATCTTCTTCGACTTCATCACTTGTTAATTGCACATGGAAGACAAACTTGCAAGGCTAGAAAACCTTTATGTAATTCATGTATAATTAAAGAATGTTGTGAGTACTATTCGCATAGAGATGGAGAAGCCCAGAAATTTAATACCTCATGA
- a CDS encoding ATP-dependent helicase, whose product MSSTYFYSDEEIYNLLRPYVAKWFKEKYTTFTPPQRAAIPLIKQNYNVLVSSPTGSGKTLAAFLGILDSLFELGDNNELEDKVYAIYISPLRALNNDMQRNLLEPLNELKQINPRLPDIRVGIRTSDTTPYEKQKMLKKPPHILITTPESFGISITSPKFSQKLTDVKWVIVDEIHELANSKRGAYLSAILELFRNLLAKKEFVRIGLSATVSPLEEVAQFLVGKGREYRIVDARFVKPIDIKVISPVKDLVHSSESEVDKGIYKTILNEVKKHRTTLIFTNTRHATERVAYKLRKLAENEKVFDVDAIEAHHSSLSRDVRLDVEDKLKKGILKVVVSSTSLELGIDIGYIDLVVLLSSPKSVSRLLQRIGRAGHHIRSISKGRVIVVDRDDLVECSVLAKLARDRKIDNIHIPKNPLDVLSQIIVSASLISPIDREELYNILKRSYNFSDLSESEYSLVLRYLSGDFFGVELKNVYAKIRLKEEKIIYPKKGSRLIFYTNSGTIPDEAMISVVTENNRYVGNLEEEFVEILSPGDIFVLSGRTYEFIGSKGSKVIVKEAIGQRPTVPSWFSEMLPLAYESALEVGKFRREIAEMIKKGVTHTEIIQNISKEYEIDKHASMSIYTYILEQYLFTNGKVPSDNLILIEIYDDEEGIRNYIFHALYGRRALDALSRAFAYVLSEELNTDVRVSVTDNGFVLSVKRDIPLDYDIKNLFEKVNTNNVYEIVTKAIMRTEMLKRRFRHCAERSFMILRKYKGRETNLERRELNSEILLKAVREIENFPVIKETIREILEDHMDIMRAKEILRKVADHEITVDVFGPTTIPSPFSHSIILKGHSDVVLAEDRRELMKKLHDRVVEFLRQKGVNIELEYTSV is encoded by the coding sequence TTGAGTAGTACCTACTTTTACTCCGATGAAGAAATATATAACTTACTTAGACCATATGTAGCCAAATGGTTTAAGGAGAAATATACCACGTTCACTCCTCCTCAGAGAGCAGCGATACCCTTAATAAAGCAAAACTATAATGTCTTAGTATCAAGTCCTACGGGAAGTGGGAAAACTTTAGCTGCGTTTCTAGGAATTTTAGATTCGTTATTTGAATTAGGCGATAACAACGAGTTGGAAGATAAGGTTTACGCGATTTATATTTCACCGTTAAGGGCGCTTAACAATGATATGCAAAGAAACCTATTAGAACCTCTTAATGAGTTAAAGCAGATAAATCCAAGGTTACCAGATATTAGGGTTGGAATTAGAACCAGTGACACTACACCCTATGAAAAACAGAAAATGTTAAAGAAACCTCCACATATTTTAATAACAACACCAGAATCCTTCGGAATATCCATAACTTCACCGAAGTTCAGCCAGAAATTAACTGATGTGAAATGGGTTATAGTCGATGAAATTCATGAGCTAGCTAACAGTAAGAGGGGAGCTTATCTTTCTGCAATATTAGAATTATTTAGAAACCTACTTGCTAAGAAAGAATTTGTAAGAATAGGTCTAAGTGCGACTGTATCACCCCTTGAAGAAGTAGCTCAATTTCTTGTGGGTAAAGGCAGAGAGTATAGAATTGTTGACGCTAGATTTGTAAAACCTATTGATATTAAGGTGATTTCTCCAGTTAAAGATCTAGTTCATTCTTCTGAAAGTGAGGTAGATAAGGGAATATATAAGACTATCTTGAATGAAGTAAAAAAGCATAGAACTACTCTTATCTTTACAAATACAAGACACGCTACAGAGAGAGTAGCGTATAAGTTGAGAAAGTTAGCTGAAAATGAAAAGGTCTTTGATGTTGATGCGATAGAAGCTCATCATAGTAGTCTTAGTAGAGATGTGAGACTAGATGTGGAAGATAAGCTTAAAAAGGGGATCTTAAAAGTTGTTGTATCATCAACTAGCCTTGAATTAGGAATAGACATAGGCTACATAGATTTAGTCGTTTTATTAAGTAGTCCTAAGAGTGTAAGTAGATTATTACAAAGAATAGGGAGAGCTGGTCATCATATAAGGAGTATTAGCAAAGGAAGAGTGATTGTTGTTGATAGAGATGATTTAGTTGAGTGTTCTGTATTAGCTAAGTTGGCTAGAGATAGGAAAATTGATAACATTCATATTCCTAAAAATCCATTAGATGTCTTGTCGCAGATAATAGTATCTGCTAGTTTAATTTCTCCGATAGATAGGGAAGAGTTGTATAATATTCTAAAGCGGTCATATAATTTCTCAGACCTTAGTGAATCTGAGTACTCTCTAGTATTAAGATATCTTAGTGGAGATTTCTTTGGAGTTGAATTAAAAAACGTTTATGCTAAAATACGACTAAAAGAGGAAAAGATTATTTATCCCAAGAAAGGTAGTAGACTTATATTTTACACTAATAGTGGTACAATTCCGGATGAGGCTATGATAAGCGTAGTTACTGAGAATAATAGATATGTTGGTAATTTAGAAGAAGAATTTGTTGAAATACTATCACCCGGAGATATCTTCGTATTAAGTGGTAGGACCTATGAATTTATTGGGAGCAAAGGTTCAAAGGTAATTGTAAAAGAGGCCATAGGTCAAAGGCCAACAGTTCCGAGCTGGTTTTCTGAAATGCTTCCATTAGCCTATGAATCAGCGCTAGAGGTTGGTAAGTTTAGAAGAGAAATAGCTGAGATGATTAAGAAAGGAGTAACGCATACCGAGATAATACAAAATATTTCTAAGGAATATGAAATTGATAAACACGCTTCCATGTCAATATATACCTATATTTTAGAGCAATACCTTTTCACCAATGGAAAAGTTCCTTCTGATAACTTGATTTTAATAGAAATTTATGATGATGAAGAAGGAATTAGGAATTATATTTTTCACGCATTATATGGAAGAAGGGCATTAGATGCTCTTTCTAGAGCTTTTGCATATGTGCTTAGTGAAGAATTAAATACAGATGTTAGAGTTTCTGTTACTGACAATGGATTTGTACTTAGTGTGAAAAGAGACATTCCCTTGGATTATGATATTAAGAACCTATTTGAAAAGGTTAATACAAATAACGTTTATGAAATAGTTACAAAGGCTATTATGAGGACAGAAATGCTAAAGAGAAGATTTAGACACTGCGCAGAGAGATCATTTATGATATTGCGAAAATACAAAGGAAGGGAGACTAATCTAGAGAGAAGAGAATTAAATTCAGAGATATTACTAAAGGCTGTAAGAGAAATTGAAAATTTTCCAGTGATTAAGGAGACTATCAGAGAGATTTTGGAAGATCATATGGATATAATGAGGGCTAAAGAGATTCTCAGAAAAGTTGCCGATCATGAAATAACAGTTGACGTATTTGGACCTACTACCATTCCTAGTCCATTTTCCCATAGCATAATACTCAAAGGACATTCAGATGTAGTACTAGCTGAAGACAGAAGAGAACTAATGAAGAAGCTTCATGATAGAGTTGTGGAGTTCTTGAGACAGAAGGGAGTTAATATCGAGCTCGAATATACTTCCGTTTGA
- a CDS encoding DUF2192 domain-containing protein encodes MVKEIYRERIKVLTDIWSLLMESWESLSREDVIEIVKNAYTKKNIKPFRGFNADGLYEKELVSLFVVGKYGLGLFEDNKQIFDKLLSKEEDYDEISRLIINGSVNEAFEKSGNNKEVLARALRTTFTKIVFSFESEDKMYKSLRNLNISEKDEIKHTSRSFSRFYTAFKLAESIAEGIVRDRLTYIATKKAIAISIGIEYPLPKADYVALIAKEVFNVNKKVLNKVLGIKV; translated from the coding sequence ATGGTAAAGGAAATCTACAGAGAAAGGATAAAAGTACTTACTGACATATGGAGTTTATTGATGGAAAGCTGGGAATCATTAAGTCGGGAAGATGTTATTGAAATCGTTAAAAATGCTTATACAAAGAAAAATATTAAGCCATTTAGAGGGTTTAATGCAGATGGATTATATGAGAAGGAGCTAGTAAGCTTGTTTGTAGTGGGAAAATATGGGCTAGGTCTCTTTGAAGACAATAAACAAATATTTGACAAATTACTATCTAAGGAGGAAGACTACGATGAGATCTCAAGGTTAATCATAAATGGAAGCGTTAATGAGGCCTTTGAAAAGTCTGGTAATAACAAAGAGGTGTTAGCTAGAGCATTAAGAACAACATTTACTAAAATAGTATTCTCTTTTGAATCGGAAGATAAAATGTATAAATCGCTAAGAAATCTAAATATTTCAGAAAAAGACGAAATAAAGCATACTTCAAGAAGTTTTTCAAGATTCTATACTGCATTTAAGCTTGCAGAAAGTATAGCTGAGGGAATAGTGAGGGATAGGCTAACCTATATTGCTACTAAGAAGGCTATAGCAATATCAATAGGTATTGAATATCCTTTACCAAAAGCTGATTATGTTGCATTAATAGCCAAAGAGGTATTTAACGTAAATAAGAAGGTATTGAATAAGGTTTTAGGTATAAAGGTATAA